The Anabaena sp. WA102 genome contains a region encoding:
- the pds gene encoding 15-cis-phytoene desaturase: MRVAIAGAGLAGLSCAKYLTDLGHTPIVLERRDVVGGKVAAWKDADGDWYETGLHIFFGAYPNMLQLFKELNIEDRLQWKEHTMIFNQPEAPGTYSRFDFPDLPAPINGMVAILRNNDMLTWPEKISFGIGLLPAILQGQKYVEEMDKYSFREWLQKQNVPPRVEKEVFIAMSKALNFIDPDEISATVLLTALNRFLQEKTGSKMAFLDGSPTERLCQPIIDHITERGGEVRLNAPLKEILLNEDGTVKGFLLRGLNGAEDEIFTADTYVSALPVDPLKPILPSSWKAMEFFQKLEGLEGVPVINVHIWFDRKLTDIDHLLFSRSPLLSVYADMSNTCREYANPDRSMLELVLAPAKEWISKSDAEIVAATITELEKLFPQHFGGDNPTKILKYHVVKTPRSVYKATPGRQQYRPSQQTPISNFYLTGDYTMQRYLASMEGAVLSGKLTAQAIFQALTVANSSNLQTPTRPPATNAATA; this comes from the coding sequence ATGCGCGTAGCAATCGCGGGAGCGGGTCTAGCAGGACTTTCCTGTGCAAAATATCTTACCGATCTAGGTCACACACCTATCGTTTTGGAACGCCGAGACGTAGTAGGAGGAAAAGTGGCTGCGTGGAAAGATGCTGATGGTGACTGGTACGAAACAGGACTGCACATTTTTTTTGGGGCTTATCCCAATATGTTGCAGTTATTCAAAGAATTGAACATTGAAGATCGATTGCAGTGGAAAGAACACACAATGATCTTCAATCAGCCTGAAGCTCCGGGGACTTATAGCCGATTCGATTTTCCAGATTTGCCAGCACCTATCAATGGTATGGTGGCAATTCTGAGAAACAACGATATGCTGACCTGGCCGGAGAAAATCAGTTTTGGGATTGGTTTACTACCTGCCATTCTCCAGGGGCAAAAGTATGTCGAAGAAATGGACAAATATTCTTTCCGGGAGTGGTTACAAAAACAAAACGTTCCCCCCAGAGTAGAAAAAGAAGTATTCATTGCTATGTCTAAAGCCTTGAACTTCATTGATCCAGACGAAATTTCCGCCACCGTCCTCTTAACGGCATTGAATCGCTTTCTCCAAGAGAAAACCGGCTCAAAAATGGCTTTCCTGGACGGTTCACCCACAGAAAGGTTGTGTCAGCCAATCATTGACCACATCACTGAACGCGGTGGCGAGGTGCGCCTGAATGCGCCATTGAAAGAGATTTTACTCAATGAGGATGGAACTGTAAAAGGATTCCTGCTGCGGGGCTTAAACGGGGCAGAAGATGAAATATTTACAGCGGATACCTATGTATCTGCTCTGCCAGTTGATCCTTTAAAGCCGATTTTGCCAAGTTCTTGGAAAGCAATGGAGTTTTTCCAAAAATTGGAGGGTTTGGAAGGTGTACCAGTGATTAATGTTCATATCTGGTTTGATCGCAAATTAACAGATATTGATCATCTGCTATTTTCCCGTTCTCCACTCCTCAGCGTTTATGCTGATATGAGTAATACTTGCCGTGAATATGCCAATCCTGACCGTTCCATGTTGGAATTGGTTCTAGCGCCAGCCAAAGAGTGGATATCTAAATCCGATGCAGAAATCGTTGCTGCAACTATTACTGAGTTAGAAAAACTTTTTCCCCAGCACTTTGGGGGAGATAATCCGACTAAAATACTGAAATATCATGTGGTGAAAACACCGCGTTCAGTTTACAAAGCTACTCCAGGTCGCCAACAGTACCGCCCTTCACAGCAAACCCCCATTTCTAACTTCTATCTGACTGGGGATTATACAATGCAACGCTATCTCGCCAGTATGGAAGGGGCTGTACTTTCTGGTAAACTAACAGCGCAGGCGATATTTCAAGCGCTGACGGTAGCAAATTCCTCTAACCTGCAAACGCCAACACGACCGCCCGCCACGAATGCTGCAACTGCCTGA
- a CDS encoding PPC domain-containing protein has translation MKKIFAVGLRQILIIPITLLTMGIWIKTASAQNKLYSPIPLTNLTEISDTLSNKDIPTGQGGFARDYSIKLNQGDNLSIDLSSENFDSMITLLAPNGSTAGENDDAPDGTSNSLLFTRITESGTYIVRVRSFGETGVGKFKLKVTKLQPVK, from the coding sequence ATGAAAAAGATTTTTGCAGTAGGTTTAAGGCAAATTTTAATTATTCCTATCACATTACTAACAATGGGAATATGGATCAAAACAGCCTCAGCACAAAATAAGTTATATAGCCCTATTCCATTAACTAATTTGACGGAAATTTCTGATACCCTATCAAACAAAGATATTCCCACAGGTCAAGGAGGATTTGCTCGTGATTATTCAATTAAATTAAATCAGGGTGATAATTTATCTATTGATTTGTCATCGGAAAACTTTGACAGTATGATTACACTATTAGCCCCTAATGGTTCAACAGCAGGAGAAAATGATGATGCTCCTGATGGTACAAGTAATTCTCTATTATTTACCCGCATTACAGAATCAGGAACTTACATTGTGCGGGTTCGCTCTTTTGGAGAAACTGGGGTAGGTAAATTTAAACTCAAGGTCACAAAACTGCAACCAGTTAAGTAG
- a CDS encoding GNAT family N-acetyltransferase, whose product MYFYQDFIIRSWQKDDLTLAATVISSILSEYGLPWQPEEADKDVLQIEIYYLATGGEFWVVEHQSQIVGTAAYYPINRGEKAVEIRKMYLLPRVRGLGLGKYLLQQLEIAIALRGFEQIWIETASILTEAVKLYESNGYLPTTGVETSRCDRVYVKYL is encoded by the coding sequence ATGTATTTTTACCAAGATTTTATTATTCGTAGTTGGCAAAAAGATGACCTTACTTTGGCTGCTACAGTTATTAGTTCTATATTATCAGAATACGGTTTACCTTGGCAGCCCGAAGAAGCAGACAAGGATGTATTACAAATAGAAATATATTATTTAGCAACCGGTGGAGAATTTTGGGTAGTTGAACACCAAAGTCAGATTGTCGGAACTGCCGCATATTACCCCATCAATCGTGGGGAAAAAGCTGTAGAAATTAGAAAAATGTATCTGTTACCAAGAGTGCGCGGTTTAGGATTAGGAAAATATTTATTACAACAATTGGAAATAGCTATTGCTTTGCGGGGATTTGAGCAAATTTGGATTGAAACTGCCAGTATTTTAACTGAAGCTGTTAAACTTTATGAAAGTAATGGTTATCTACCAACAACAGGTGTAGAAACCAGTAGATGCGATCGCGTTTATGTAAAATATCTATGA
- the nagZ gene encoding beta-N-acetylhexosaminidase: MSISQLSQSFGNHLILGISGTSLNDDDKRALNELKPIGVIFFAKNFLDGVKYPVWLEQFKNLIDEVRQYTERDFIFTTLDHEGGRVVRTPLPITRFPQAYLLQSHAYEVAKATALELKSLGINLSWSPVADIFSNPQNPIIGARAFGITPETTSEAVGEYYRGLREEGILGAAKHFPGHGDTSTDSHLELPILNLSREDLRNRELIPFQTLIQSQIPLIMTAHILFPQIDPEVPATLSKIILNDILREELDFQGVIVSDDLDMKAVSEMFMQSGTIARAFHAGCDLFIVSRNINSSSLERTYKIAEDFSASLNNGTLDVGVVEAARERVEKLLQVTPQYPVSTLDKETLLKNAELAISCCL, translated from the coding sequence ATGTCAATATCCCAACTATCACAAAGCTTTGGTAATCATCTAATTCTGGGTATTTCCGGGACAAGTTTAAATGATGATGATAAACGGGCGTTAAATGAACTAAAACCCATTGGTGTCATCTTTTTTGCCAAAAACTTTCTTGACGGTGTAAAATATCCAGTTTGGTTAGAACAGTTTAAAAACCTCATTGATGAAGTTCGCCAATATACTGAGCGTGACTTCATATTTACTACTTTAGATCATGAAGGTGGGCGGGTTGTGCGGACACCTTTACCAATTACCCGCTTTCCTCAAGCTTATTTATTGCAGTCCCATGCTTATGAAGTTGCCAAAGCCACAGCACTAGAATTAAAATCTCTGGGAATTAATCTTTCCTGGTCCCCAGTTGCCGATATTTTCTCTAATCCCCAAAACCCGATTATTGGCGCTCGTGCGTTTGGAATTACACCAGAAACCACTAGTGAAGCCGTGGGAGAATATTACCGAGGATTACGGGAAGAAGGGATTTTAGGTGCTGCTAAACACTTTCCTGGACACGGAGACACTAGCACAGATTCCCATTTGGAATTACCAATCTTAAATTTGAGTCGGGAAGATTTGCGAAATCGGGAATTGATACCTTTTCAAACATTAATTCAGTCACAAATTCCGTTAATTATGACGGCGCATATTTTGTTTCCACAGATTGATCCAGAAGTACCAGCAACTTTATCTAAAATCATTTTGAATGATATTTTACGAGAAGAGTTAGATTTCCAAGGTGTGATAGTTTCTGATGATTTAGATATGAAAGCTGTATCTGAGATGTTTATGCAATCAGGAACGATTGCGCGGGCTTTTCATGCTGGTTGTGATTTATTTATAGTTTCTCGAAATATCAATTCCTCTTCTTTAGAACGAACATATAAAATAGCTGAAGATTTCTCTGCTAGTTTGAATAATGGTACTTTGGATGTAGGAGTGGTGGAAGCTGCGCGGGAGAGGGTGGAAAAGTTATTACAGGTAACTCCTCAATATCCAGTTTCAACCCTTGATAAGGAGACGCTGCTGAAAAATGCGGAATTGGCTATTAGTTGTTGTTTGTAA
- a CDS encoding ComF family protein, producing the protein MIKIFQNLLNLFLKSSCPLCQRSTQKELCPYCIQQIQSCHKQNPAYLWKQPLPIFVWGNYGGAVKRAIAALKYENQPQIGYVLGEWLGESWLLHSPQPQQQVLVVPIPMHPKKQKQRGFNQAALIAAGFCNVTGYKLKVHALERIKETEALFNLSPVQRQENLADAFVLGKDLRRRPHIPILLVDDIYTTGATVKAAVKTFEQHQITVLGVAAVATTNK; encoded by the coding sequence ATGATCAAGATATTTCAAAATTTACTTAATCTTTTTCTTAAATCTTCTTGTCCGTTGTGTCAACGTTCTACGCAGAAGGAACTTTGTCCATATTGTATTCAGCAAATCCAAAGTTGTCATAAGCAAAATCCCGCCTATTTATGGAAGCAACCATTACCCATATTTGTGTGGGGAAATTATGGTGGTGCTGTTAAAAGGGCGATCGCTGCCCTAAAATATGAAAATCAACCACAAATTGGTTATGTTTTAGGAGAATGGTTAGGGGAATCATGGTTATTACATTCACCTCAACCACAACAACAGGTTTTAGTTGTTCCTATTCCTATGCACCCCAAAAAACAAAAACAACGCGGTTTTAATCAAGCTGCATTAATAGCGGCAGGTTTTTGTAATGTGACGGGATACAAATTGAAAGTCCATGCTTTAGAACGCATTAAGGAAACTGAAGCCCTATTTAATTTGTCCCCAGTCCAAAGACAAGAGAACTTAGCAGATGCTTTTGTCCTTGGTAAAGATTTGCGTCGTCGTCCCCATATACCAATATTATTAGTAGATGATATTTATACTACTGGTGCCACTGTTAAAGCTGCTGTCAAGACATTTGAACAACATCAAATTACAGTCTTGGGTGTGGCTGCTGTTGCCACGACAAATAAATAA
- a CDS encoding septal ring lytic transglycosylase RlpA family protein produces MGILWVRSFTGGALALTANLPLGLIAAFSPIQLPANLIKPQPQFLTIAQQHKNAWQKTLISKTAFTFDWINRQLSSYRNKSIAVPSITLKPKETRFCSSVPENIAAQPHLKNATNFLPIVTQVSIPKVDLSSSTVVRSLQSFFNVIRNPVDPNGSYDYSPVLIVKRNPSSYEVWVNNSFVARLPDRITAKALQKRLQQLTKMPAVQPTQLQPGLVDKTPSMMVGNRLLFAIDQKLSQQIGRSGDILAMEWTNNLRIALHTKPLTLVQGQMEMYGLQSSTTKLSGIASWYGGYFHGRLTANGEIYDQDDFTVAHRTLPFNTFLKVTNLENNKSVIVRVNDRGPYILPRSLDLSRTAARCLGSEHTGVVAYQAVILQQNFPTMTLKPSQPKTENMANAKSELLVSNF; encoded by the coding sequence ATGGGAATACTATGGGTGAGATCCTTTACAGGTGGGGCTTTGGCGTTGACAGCAAATTTACCACTGGGTTTAATAGCTGCATTTTCTCCAATCCAACTTCCAGCCAACTTAATTAAGCCGCAACCCCAATTTCTGACGATCGCTCAACAACATAAAAATGCTTGGCAAAAAACCTTAATATCAAAAACTGCTTTCACATTTGACTGGATAAATAGGCAATTATCATCCTACAGAAATAAGTCTATCGCTGTACCTTCAATAACCTTGAAGCCAAAAGAAACGCGATTTTGTTCCTCTGTGCCAGAAAATATAGCTGCACAACCTCACTTGAAAAATGCTACTAACTTTTTACCAATAGTTACACAAGTTAGTATTCCCAAGGTAGATTTATCATCTTCTACTGTTGTGCGATCGCTCCAAAGTTTCTTTAATGTCATCCGCAATCCAGTCGATCCAAATGGAAGTTATGATTACTCACCAGTATTGATTGTTAAGCGGAATCCATCCAGTTATGAAGTATGGGTTAATAACAGTTTTGTTGCCAGACTACCTGATCGAATTACAGCCAAAGCATTACAAAAACGCTTGCAGCAATTAACAAAAATGCCTGCTGTACAACCTACACAATTACAACCAGGCTTAGTAGATAAAACTCCTTCCATGATGGTAGGTAATCGGTTACTATTTGCAATAGATCAAAAACTCTCTCAGCAAATTGGTCGCAGCGGTGATATTTTGGCAATGGAATGGACTAATAATTTGCGAATAGCACTCCATACCAAACCACTGACATTGGTACAAGGACAAATGGAAATGTATGGATTACAGTCCTCAACCACAAAACTTTCTGGTATAGCTTCTTGGTATGGTGGCTATTTTCACGGTCGCTTAACCGCAAATGGTGAGATATATGATCAAGATGATTTTACTGTTGCCCATCGGACTCTACCTTTTAATACCTTCTTAAAAGTCACCAATTTAGAAAACAATAAATCCGTGATTGTCCGCGTTAATGATCGTGGTCCGTATATTTTACCCAGAAGCCTGGATTTATCTCGAACAGCGGCTCGTTGTCTCGGTAGTGAACATACTGGAGTCGTAGCTTATCAGGCTGTGATTTTACAACAAAATTTCCCAACAATGACGTTGAAACCATCTCAACCAAAAACTGAAAATATGGCTAATGCTAAAAGCGAGTTATTAGTTTCCAATTTTTAG
- the crtB gene encoding 15-cis-phytoene synthase CrtB, whose product MLQLPDSPPRMKTLVSLDESYTLCRELTAKYAKTFYLGTMLMSPAKRQSVWAIYAWCRRTDELVDGPASAITTPETLELWENQLESIFAGCPLDNYDVALVDTLQRFPLDIQPFRDMIAGQRMDLYRSRYATFEDLYLYCYRVAGTVGLMSTTIMGIDNSIYTAPWHQNQQPYLPIEEAIALGIANQLTNILRDVGEDARRGRIYLPLEDLAKFNYTEEECIRGVVDDRWRSLMRFQIDRARKFYIQADKGISYLAADARWPVWSASMLYEQILEVIERNDYDVFSQRAYVPQWKKLRTLPAAWMRSQVL is encoded by the coding sequence ATGCTGCAACTGCCTGATTCCCCCCCGCGCATGAAAACGCTGGTCTCTCTAGATGAGTCATATACCCTTTGCCGGGAACTCACGGCTAAGTACGCTAAAACTTTTTATTTAGGTACAATGCTGATGAGTCCGGCCAAGCGTCAATCTGTCTGGGCAATTTATGCCTGGTGTCGCCGTACAGATGAGTTAGTGGATGGTCCGGCATCTGCTATCACCACCCCAGAAACCCTAGAACTATGGGAAAATCAACTGGAATCCATTTTTGCGGGATGCCCATTGGATAATTATGATGTAGCGTTAGTAGATACCCTCCAACGCTTTCCGCTAGACATTCAACCCTTTCGGGATATGATCGCCGGTCAGCGGATGGACTTGTATCGCAGTCGCTATGCAACTTTTGAGGACTTATACCTCTACTGCTACCGAGTAGCGGGAACTGTGGGTTTGATGTCAACGACGATTATGGGGATAGATAATAGTATCTACACAGCCCCTTGGCATCAAAACCAACAGCCCTATCTTCCTATAGAAGAGGCGATCGCCTTGGGGATTGCTAATCAACTTACCAATATTCTCCGTGATGTTGGTGAAGATGCCCGTCGAGGCAGAATCTATCTTCCCCTAGAAGATTTAGCCAAATTTAATTACACCGAGGAAGAATGTATTCGCGGCGTAGTGGATGACCGCTGGCGTTCACTCATGCGGTTTCAAATTGACCGCGCCCGTAAATTTTACATCCAAGCAGATAAGGGTATTAGTTACCTGGCTGCTGATGCTCGGTGGCCTGTTTGGTCTGCATCTATGCTATATGAGCAGATTTTAGAGGTGATTGAGCGCAATGATTATGATGTGTTCAGTCAGCGAGCTTATGTTCCCCAATGGAAAAAGTTACGCACCTTGCCAGCAGCTTGGATGCGATCGCAAGTTTTATAG